The DNA region CTGTTTGTTTCGTACAAATTTTTGATTTTTTTCAATAATGAACTTCTGCTGCTAACAACTCCATCTAAATAAACTTGGCTAACTTGGAATAAAGAGTTTTCGTCTCTTATGTAGCCCTTTATATTTTCTTTCATATCTTTCATTAACAGTTTTGCTAACTCTCTTCTTGTTGGATATCCAGCGTTTCTCACTAAAAAATCACCTAAAAAAAGATTAATTTTGTCTGTATCATTAAATTTATTGAAAAAACTCATAGTAACACCTCTCTTTCTTTAAAAAATAAACACTTTGGCAATATAAGTATATCTTAATTTTACCTATTTAACAAGTATATTCTTTTAAAAAAATTAAAAAAAAGCCTGTAAATAATAGTTTATTACTTACAGGCTATTAAAATCTATTTAATTATAAAAGAACTTGCGATAACTTTTCCATCTTCAGTATATAATACTGCTCCTTGTCCTGGAGTAACAGCTCTTACGTTATCCTCTGTAAATAAAATCTCTATTGTGTCTTTATCTACTACTTTTACTTTACATGGATGTAATTTATCTCTAGAACGTGCTTTTACAAAACAATCCATTCCATCTAACTCTTTTACATCCTCTACTAAAAATAGGTTCAGTTGATTTGCAATTAAAGTATTCTTCATAAGATCTTCATTGCTTCCAACAATAACTCTGTTGTTTTTTCTATCTAACTCTATAACATAAAGTGGGTTTGCTGACGCTATTCCCAATCCTTTTCTTTGTCCTATTGTGTAGAATGCTAATCCATTGTGTTTTCCTAAAACTTTTCCTTTTAGATTAACAATTTGTCCTGGCTTTCCGATTTTTCCACCAGTTTTCTCCATTAAAAACTCTTTTAACTTTCCATCTTCAACAAAACATATCTCTTGAGAGTCTTTTTTAGCGTAAACTCTTACACCTAAATCTTTTGCTAGCTCTCTAACAGCTGGTTTTTCCATTTTTCCAATTGGGAAAATGATATACTTTAAGTTTTCTTTTTTTATTTGTGATAAGAAATAAACTTGATCCTTATTCATGTCATCACCAATAGCTAATGTACCATCAATGATGTTTGCGTAGTGACCAGTTGCTAATGCCTCTGCTCCTAACTCCTTTGCAAACTCAATAAGTTTTCCAAATTTTATTTTTCTGTTACAAACCATACATGGATTTGGAGTTCTTCCTGAGCTATATTCATCTACGAAATAGTCAATAACCTCTTTTCCAAAATCCTCTGTTACATCTAAAAGATAATGATCAATACCTAAATCATCACATATTCTTTTAGCATCCTTATCCTCTTCTCCACAAGTTTTCATAGTTACACCAAAAATTTTGTAACCTTGCTTTTTTAAAAGATAAGCCACTGTAGACGAATCTACTCCTCCACTCATAGCTACTGCTATAACTTTGTTTTCGTTTTCTTTATTAAACTCTAAGTTCATAAATATTACCATCCTTAATAAAATATTCTATTATTATTTGTAGAAGGCAAATATAATAGTTGCAATTCCGAAGATTAGAATTATTAATCCTGAAAGTTTACTTAGTTTTAAAAGAATATCCATAGTTACTTTCTTTTTAAAATGATATATTAAAAAGATTGTTGTAAACCATAGTGATGCTCCTCCAATTCCAATTCCAGTTCCTAATTCTAATACTGTCATCTCTCTAATAGGGCTATCCAATATCCCAAGAAGTGTATAAATTCCTGCTATTACAAGAATTGATGAGATATTAAATATTGCTAGTAAAAAAGTTTCAAAATAGTCTTGCACTAAAGTGTAGTTATCATCTTCGACCTCTTTAACTTTAGGCTTTCCAAAAAACTTTTTACTTCCCACAAAAATTAAAAATACACTTATCAACACTTTTAGCGGAGTTTCGAATTTAATAACATAACTTTCAACTCTACTTATAAATAGAAATGATATAATACCATAAATTATGTCTACAGTTACCATTCCTAGCGCTGATACATACGCTTTTTTTTCTCCTTCGATCATAGCCTTTTCCATACAGTAAATGCCCACTGGTCCAAAGGGAAGTGATAATATTAAACCTGTTATAATCCCTTTCCAAAAAATCATAATTTTTCTCCTCAAAAGTGTATTTCTATAAATGTTTTTTCATTTATAATTCTAGCATAATTCTACTAAAATATAAAGCAATTTCCTTTAATTGGGACTTTACAGGCTTAGTTCTTTTAATTTAGACTTAACTATATCAAAAAATAACTTTCTATCCTCTTCATTATCTCTGATATCCATATTATCTATATTTATTTTTAATACAACTGTTTCATTGTATTCATTAAAAAAGTTAGAGTACTCCTCATTTAAAGATGTCCAATATTCTTTTTCCACTCCAAGTTCGAAATCTCTTCCTCTTTCTTTTATCTTTTTTATAGCATTATCAACAGTTGTTTCTAAATAGATAATTAATAATGGATTAGTTCTTGCTGAGATTAATTTTTCCCAAAAAGATTGATATAACGAAAATTCATCTGCTGTCATAAACCCATTTCTTAAGTGCATTTTAGCAAACAGATAGTCACCATAGATACTTCTATCCATTATACAACCATTGAATTTAGAAGCTTCCTCTATTATCTCTATTCTTTTGTTTAAAAAATACATTTGACTAAGTAAAGAGTATCTCTCTTTATTTGAATAAAATTTATCTAAAAAAGGGTTATCTATATACGGTTCTTGAAAAAACTCTATTGATAACTCTTTAGCTAATAACTCTCCTAAAGTTGT from Cetobacterium somerae ATCC BAA-474 includes:
- a CDS encoding LysE family translocator, which codes for MIFWKGIITGLILSLPFGPVGIYCMEKAMIEGEKKAYVSALGMVTVDIIYGIISFLFISRVESYVIKFETPLKVLISVFLIFVGSKKFFGKPKVKEVEDDNYTLVQDYFETFLLAIFNISSILVIAGIYTLLGILDSPIREMTVLELGTGIGIGGASLWFTTIFLIYHFKKKVTMDILLKLSKLSGLIILIFGIATIIFAFYK
- the mnmA gene encoding tRNA 2-thiouridine(34) synthase MnmA gives rise to the protein MNLEFNKENENKVIAVAMSGGVDSSTVAYLLKKQGYKIFGVTMKTCGEEDKDAKRICDDLGIDHYLLDVTEDFGKEVIDYFVDEYSSGRTPNPCMVCNRKIKFGKLIEFAKELGAEALATGHYANIIDGTLAIGDDMNKDQVYFLSQIKKENLKYIIFPIGKMEKPAVRELAKDLGVRVYAKKDSQEICFVEDGKLKEFLMEKTGGKIGKPGQIVNLKGKVLGKHNGLAFYTIGQRKGLGIASANPLYVIELDRKNNRVIVGSNEDLMKNTLIANQLNLFLVEDVKELDGMDCFVKARSRDKLHPCKVKVVDKDTIEILFTEDNVRAVTPGQGAVLYTEDGKVIASSFIIK
- a CDS encoding deoxynucleoside kinase: MKNVICIEGVVGAGKTTLGELLAKELSIEFFQEPYIDNPFLDKFYSNKERYSLLSQMYFLNKRIEIIEEASKFNGCIMDRSIYGDYLFAKMHLRNGFMTADEFSLYQSFWEKLISARTNPLLIIYLETTVDNAIKKIKERGRDFELGVEKEYWTSLNEEYSNFFNEYNETVVLKINIDNMDIRDNEEDRKLFFDIVKSKLKELSL